A single window of Chloracidobacterium thermophilum B DNA harbors:
- a CDS encoding DUF1684 domain-containing protein: protein MGSRAVVMRLSLTCLVGTAVILSGCASDAPRPVTTPPTPPAAAPVADAAPEPPLSPLDDPRAPVERVAQALLAQRELKDRAFRLEADSPIPAERRTTFRGLTYFPFDPNYRFVVTLEPCSKETTIEMATNRPGEIRRYRCAGVFRFKVEGVDCSLLVLTPDLGVPEAAADLFIPFRDTTAGRETYAAGRYLQLRRRPTNEYVLDFNQAFHPYCAYGGAYSCPLPPPENHLPVAIRAGEKLPEKPPK from the coding sequence ATGGGAAGCCGTGCTGTCGTCATGCGCCTGAGTCTGACGTGTCTGGTGGGTACGGCGGTCATCCTGTCCGGTTGTGCGTCTGACGCGCCACGTCCTGTCACCACACCGCCGACACCGCCAGCCGCGGCCCCGGTGGCTGATGCCGCGCCCGAACCGCCACTCAGTCCGCTTGATGATCCCCGCGCTCCGGTCGAACGTGTCGCGCAGGCGCTGCTGGCGCAGCGCGAGTTGAAGGACCGGGCCTTCCGGCTGGAGGCTGATTCACCCATCCCGGCCGAACGGCGGACGACCTTCAGGGGGCTGACCTATTTTCCCTTTGATCCCAACTATCGCTTCGTTGTCACCCTCGAACCCTGTTCCAAAGAAACCACCATTGAGATGGCGACGAACCGCCCCGGTGAAATCCGGCGCTACCGCTGCGCCGGGGTCTTCCGGTTCAAGGTGGAGGGCGTGGACTGTTCGCTGCTGGTCCTGACGCCGGACCTGGGCGTGCCGGAAGCTGCGGCCGATTTGTTCATTCCGTTTCGGGATACGACCGCCGGCCGGGAAACCTATGCGGCCGGGCGTTACCTTCAGCTCAGACGCCGCCCGACCAACGAATACGTGCTCGATTTCAATCAGGCGTTCCATCCGTACTGCGCATACGGCGGCGCTTACAGTTGTCCCCTGCCGCCGCCGGAAAACCACCTACCGGTCGCCATCCGGGCCGGCGAGAAGCTGCCGGAAAAGCCGCCAAAGTAG
- a CDS encoding MoaD/ThiS family protein, producing MAVTIELSSVYLPLTDNQRAVTVEATTVGEALRKLTEKYTKLSKEIYNGRGLRQPSVSIYVNSRDINTLDDINTRLENGDVVTVVPSVGWKRPYGTI from the coding sequence ATGGCTGTCACCATTGAACTGTCTTCGGTGTATCTTCCCCTGACCGACAACCAGCGCGCCGTTACTGTCGAGGCGACGACGGTCGGCGAGGCGCTACGCAAGCTGACGGAGAAATACACCAAGCTCAGCAAAGAGATTTACAACGGGCGTGGGCTGCGTCAGCCAAGCGTGAGCATTTACGTCAACAGCCGTGACATCAACACCCTGGACGACATCAACACGCGCCTTGAAAACGGCGATGTGGTTACGGTTGTGCCTTCCGTGGGGTGGAAACGCCCGTACGGCACAATATGA
- a CDS encoding BCD family MFS transporter: MSSPSVLPLSLPATIRLGLLNVAIGMNALLVFGILNRVMISEWQINAALVGIFVCAHYVVCPMRTLAGYASDTRPLWGYRRTPYIVGGMLVALGSLLLILHAAQWMRTQPFWGSLACGMAFALWGLGLNAASVPYLALMSDLSGPHRARTISVAWFMMVAFGIVATGIVIAKYFDLNLSKLSTDITALDTAALDQVLQQLFYTVVGISALLMLAAVIGMEPRHRNLAAEDEKPPTLRETIAVMTADRDSKIFFAVVALGIFGVNAQDVLLEPYGAQVLQMSLADTTRLQPTWGGATLISMLFAGFILARRLSRKQIALLGAFLSTLGLGLVIAAAGLGSGVLRVGVFTLGMGSGIFAVGALSMMMDMTRPGQAATYLGVWGIAQALAQGTAGLTAGVGRAGLEAVTGQIGLAYQGVFALEALALMATVWLLLSMGRTTPQKLEERRDDRHGIEHLADVVSANS; this comes from the coding sequence ATGTCATCCCCATCCGTACTCCCTTTGTCATTACCGGCGACCATCCGATTGGGACTGCTCAATGTGGCGATTGGCATGAATGCGCTGCTCGTCTTCGGCATCCTGAACCGGGTGATGATCAGTGAGTGGCAAATCAACGCAGCGCTCGTGGGGATATTCGTCTGTGCGCACTATGTCGTCTGCCCGATGCGCACGCTGGCTGGCTATGCCTCGGACACGCGGCCGCTCTGGGGCTACCGCCGTACGCCCTACATCGTGGGCGGCATGCTGGTCGCCCTCGGCTCACTGTTGCTCATCCTGCATGCGGCGCAGTGGATGCGGACCCAACCGTTCTGGGGCAGTCTGGCCTGTGGGATGGCATTTGCGCTCTGGGGGCTGGGACTCAACGCCGCTTCGGTGCCCTACCTGGCGTTGATGAGTGATTTGTCGGGGCCACACCGCGCCCGGACGATTTCCGTGGCCTGGTTCATGATGGTGGCCTTTGGCATCGTGGCGACGGGCATCGTCATTGCGAAGTACTTTGACTTGAACCTGTCGAAGCTGTCCACCGACATAACGGCCCTCGACACGGCTGCACTCGACCAGGTGCTTCAGCAGTTGTTCTACACCGTGGTAGGGATTTCCGCCCTGCTGATGCTGGCGGCCGTCATCGGCATGGAGCCGCGCCACCGGAACCTGGCGGCCGAAGATGAAAAGCCCCCGACGCTGCGCGAAACGATTGCCGTCATGACGGCTGACCGGGATTCAAAGATTTTCTTCGCCGTCGTCGCGCTGGGTATCTTCGGCGTCAACGCCCAGGATGTGCTCCTCGAACCTTACGGCGCGCAGGTGTTGCAGATGTCGCTGGCAGATACAACCCGCCTTCAGCCGACCTGGGGCGGAGCCACACTCATCTCAATGCTGTTTGCCGGTTTCATCCTGGCCCGACGCCTCTCGCGCAAACAGATTGCATTGCTGGGAGCATTTTTGAGTACGTTGGGATTGGGACTTGTTATTGCAGCCGCAGGCTTGGGAAGCGGAGTCCTGCGGGTTGGGGTGTTCACTTTGGGAATGGGCAGCGGGATTTTCGCTGTCGGGGCCCTTTCGATGATGATGGACATGACGCGCCCCGGTCAGGCGGCCACCTACCTGGGCGTCTGGGGCATTGCTCAGGCACTGGCGCAGGGCACGGCCGGGTTGACCGCCGGTGTCGGACGCGCCGGACTGGAAGCGGTGACGGGACAGATTGGGCTGGCCTACCAGGGTGTGTTTGCCCTTGAAGCCCTGGCTCTGATGGCCACCGTGTGGTTGCTGCTGTCTATGGGGCGGACGACGCCCCAGAAACTGGAAGAACGGCGGGATGACCGCCACGGCATCGAGCATCTGGCCGATGTCGTCAGCGCGAACTCATGA
- the hutH gene encoding histidine ammonia-lyase, producing MHIRGHGLTLADVVQVACDGSAVVEIAPDVPARLARSRALINAILAEGRIVYGVNTGFGKLSSVTISPTALTELQLNLVRSHACGVGVPLSEAETRAMMLLRANVLAQGTSGVRPVVLEQLVALLNARVHPVIPEKGSVGASGDLSPLAHLALVLIGEGEASFQGERLPGCIALARAGLRPLALEAKEGLALLNGTQAMSAVGGLALARLLELAELADIAGALSLDALHGTAAAFDARIHAARPHPGQITVARHLRTLLDGSAIMASHRDCPRVQDAYSLRCMPQVHGAARDVFHFAQHTLETEFNSATDNPLVFTDTGEVLSGGNFHGAPVALALDACAMAAATLGGIAERRIERLLNPDLSELPAFLSRQPGLQSGLMMAQVTAAALCNENMGLAHPASVGSLPTGAAKEDFVSMGMTAALKLRTVAENLAAILAIELLVATQALPFLRPLRTSPQLQQVEDFIHTLAPPLEGDTPLTPCIQAIQTRLPDILDVARNAVAGNSA from the coding sequence ATGCACATTCGCGGTCATGGACTGACCCTGGCCGATGTCGTTCAGGTCGCCTGCGACGGCTCGGCAGTGGTCGAAATTGCCCCTGACGTTCCGGCCCGGCTGGCCCGCAGTCGCGCACTCATCAACGCCATTCTCGCTGAAGGACGCATCGTCTATGGTGTCAACACGGGTTTTGGCAAGCTGTCGTCTGTCACCATCTCCCCGACAGCGCTGACGGAGCTGCAACTCAACCTCGTGCGCTCGCATGCCTGTGGCGTCGGAGTGCCGCTCTCTGAAGCCGAAACCCGCGCCATGATGCTGCTGCGGGCGAACGTGCTGGCGCAGGGCACGTCCGGCGTCCGGCCGGTGGTTCTGGAACAGCTTGTGGCGCTGCTCAATGCCCGTGTGCATCCGGTCATCCCGGAAAAAGGCTCGGTCGGGGCCAGCGGCGATCTGTCGCCGCTGGCACACCTGGCGCTGGTGCTCATCGGTGAAGGCGAAGCCAGTTTTCAGGGCGAACGCCTGCCCGGATGCATCGCTCTGGCCCGCGCCGGGCTGCGCCCGCTTGCCCTTGAGGCCAAGGAAGGTCTGGCGCTTCTGAACGGCACGCAGGCGATGAGCGCCGTGGGCGGGCTGGCGCTGGCCCGGTTGCTCGAACTGGCCGAGTTGGCCGACATCGCCGGCGCGCTTTCGCTCGATGCGCTCCACGGTACGGCTGCGGCCTTTGACGCCCGCATTCACGCGGCGCGTCCCCATCCCGGACAGATCACCGTTGCCCGGCATCTGCGCACCCTGCTGGACGGCAGCGCGATTATGGCGTCGCACCGCGACTGCCCACGGGTACAGGATGCCTACAGCCTGCGCTGCATGCCCCAAGTACACGGCGCGGCGCGGGATGTTTTTCACTTCGCGCAGCACACCCTTGAGACCGAGTTCAACAGCGCCACCGACAATCCGCTGGTCTTCACCGACACAGGTGAGGTGCTCTCTGGCGGCAACTTCCACGGCGCGCCGGTGGCGCTGGCGCTGGATGCCTGCGCCATGGCCGCGGCCACCCTGGGCGGCATTGCCGAACGCCGCATCGAGCGTCTGCTCAACCCGGACTTGTCGGAGCTGCCGGCGTTTCTTTCGCGGCAGCCGGGACTCCAGTCGGGGCTGATGATGGCGCAGGTGACGGCCGCTGCGCTGTGCAACGAAAACATGGGACTGGCCCATCCGGCTTCCGTGGGGTCGCTGCCCACCGGAGCCGCCAAGGAGGACTTCGTTTCGATGGGCATGACGGCGGCGCTCAAGCTGCGGACGGTTGCCGAAAACCTTGCGGCCATCCTGGCCATTGAACTGCTGGTGGCCACCCAGGCCCTGCCCTTTCTGCGGCCGCTGCGCACCAGCCCACAACTCCAACAGGTTGAGGACTTCATTCACACGCTCGCGCCGCCGCTGGAAGGCGACACGCCCCTGACACCCTGCATTCAGGCCATCCAGACGCGCCTGCCGGACATCCTGGACGTAGCCCGGAATGCTGTCGCCGGCAACAGCGCGTAA
- a CDS encoding NADH-quinone oxidoreductase subunit N — MPVNPDINYTAVLPEICLTATGLVVMMYDAFARESRRWAGLIVLGGLGLAAYGVWRWVGLSPGSSFNGMLVTDPLRTAFAFVLLLVAALSALLAMPTFGHQSKSGGEYFALLTFATVGMLLIAGAGDLAMLFLGIEILSIASYAMAGFRRSDLRSNEAAVKYFILGSFSTGFLVYGMALVYGATRTTNLKTIQIVVQNGNLTSESLLLTGAALMLVGLCFKAAAAPFHLWAPDVYQGAPTPVTAFMAAGPKAAAFVALLRVFAEMFPAEAGALHQTWTLILATVAVLSMVIGNVVAIVQDDIKRMLAYSSIAHAGYALLGVIVGDWKATLFYLAGYAVITLGAFAVVAYVAREDDRQTLILDYAGLGFQAPGAAVALAVFLLALGGLPLTAGFMGKFVLFREVWQGGYAELVIVAVLNSAVSLYYYLRPIVTMFFQEGRQNEDELPDLPWTLTTVLSVTLAAVFYLGIFPEPILAGLTRKVESAPAGELPRATPLPRAMPGR, encoded by the coding sequence ATGCCCGTCAATCCAGACATCAACTATACCGCAGTTCTCCCGGAAATCTGCCTGACCGCTACCGGTTTGGTGGTCATGATGTATGACGCTTTTGCCAGAGAAAGCCGGCGGTGGGCTGGTCTGATCGTGTTGGGCGGGCTGGGTCTGGCCGCCTATGGCGTCTGGCGCTGGGTTGGTCTGTCGCCGGGTTCAAGCTTCAACGGCATGCTGGTGACGGACCCCCTGCGTACCGCCTTTGCCTTTGTGTTGCTCCTTGTGGCGGCGCTCTCGGCCCTGCTGGCGATGCCAACTTTTGGACATCAGTCCAAAAGTGGCGGCGAATACTTTGCCCTGCTGACCTTTGCCACGGTAGGCATGCTGCTCATCGCCGGCGCTGGCGACCTCGCCATGCTGTTTCTGGGTATCGAGATTCTTTCGATTGCCTCCTACGCCATGGCCGGTTTCCGGCGCAGCGATCTGCGGTCGAATGAAGCGGCCGTCAAGTATTTCATTCTGGGTTCGTTTTCGACGGGCTTTCTCGTCTATGGCATGGCGCTGGTCTATGGCGCGACGCGCACGACCAATCTCAAGACCATTCAGATCGTCGTGCAAAACGGCAACCTGACGTCGGAATCACTGCTCCTGACCGGGGCGGCGCTGATGCTGGTCGGACTGTGTTTCAAGGCAGCCGCCGCACCGTTTCACCTCTGGGCGCCGGATGTGTACCAGGGTGCGCCGACGCCCGTGACGGCCTTTATGGCGGCCGGCCCCAAGGCGGCAGCCTTCGTCGCCCTGCTGCGGGTCTTTGCCGAGATGTTTCCGGCTGAAGCCGGGGCGCTGCACCAGACGTGGACGCTCATCCTCGCCACGGTGGCCGTGCTCTCGATGGTCATCGGCAACGTCGTAGCCATCGTGCAGGACGACATCAAGCGCATGTTGGCCTATTCCTCGATTGCCCACGCCGGCTATGCCCTGTTGGGGGTTATCGTCGGCGACTGGAAAGCCACTCTGTTTTACCTCGCCGGCTATGCCGTGATCACCTTGGGGGCGTTTGCCGTCGTGGCCTATGTGGCGCGTGAGGACGACCGCCAGACGCTCATTCTGGACTACGCCGGGCTGGGCTTTCAGGCACCGGGAGCGGCTGTGGCGCTTGCGGTCTTCCTGCTTGCCCTGGGGGGGCTTCCGCTGACGGCCGGCTTTATGGGCAAGTTCGTTCTGTTCCGGGAGGTGTGGCAGGGGGGCTACGCCGAACTGGTCATCGTTGCCGTGCTCAACAGCGCCGTGTCGCTTTACTACTACCTGCGCCCGATTGTGACGATGTTTTTCCAGGAAGGACGGCAAAATGAGGACGAACTGCCCGACCTGCCGTGGACGCTGACCACGGTGCTGTCAGTGACGCTGGCTGCCGTGTTCTACCTTGGCATCTTTCCGGAACCCATCCTGGCTGGGCTGACGCGCAAGGTGGAATCCGCCCCGGCCGGTGAGCTGCCACGGGCTACGCCGTTGCCACGGGCGATGCCGGGCCGGTAA
- a CDS encoding SPOR domain-containing protein: MRTCSPTGYILVAILLFWLGTSIGHGQGRTHTVQVASVNDETVARETVAAYRARGVAAYYVKVELPQGTFYRVRVGRFASPAEAQRYARAIGVRDAFITVYDGPADAALTRAPALPAPLPPPGNTPPSTTASGGNTPAKALPPPVLVIKPKGQPAPPPAVVKPPPDATPPPAGNQSTDRRPGGQPGDAAAAPGETPPPPAEAPGRQLPRRADRLVLLLEGSAAPVTPAWADFRPDPSPWIRLSTPTRADLHCAYFISPEKGWVGGRRGTLLHTEDGGRHWVEQVTGTKANITSLFFLNAQTGWAAVGGTYGLDPAVDGIEPTILRTDDGGTLWRPIAELDVRSLWFVNEQVGFAVGNYGSVFRTTDGGATWTACEGLRRAIERPEGLPDAVLTFTLVQFLDERRGWVAGNFFGRGITRPAGVFWTQDGGETWTRYPIPFAATSADITSMRFLDARRGSVVSELYRGDARFVTLHFTNDGGATWSERRMAVPGFHVTHFLDERTGWTIGALLSRDSSSPPYEVGIWATRDGGRTWREEKTLAGTQIYGAFFLDPQTGWAVGQGGTVLRYRP, from the coding sequence GTGAGAACCTGCTCGCCCACCGGATACATTCTGGTTGCCATCCTGTTGTTCTGGTTGGGAACGTCCATCGGCCACGGCCAGGGACGGACGCACACCGTCCAGGTGGCCTCGGTCAACGATGAAACGGTAGCCCGCGAAACCGTGGCCGCCTACCGGGCGCGGGGCGTGGCGGCCTACTACGTCAAGGTCGAACTGCCCCAGGGGACATTTTACCGGGTGCGGGTCGGACGCTTTGCCAGCCCGGCCGAAGCCCAACGCTACGCGCGTGCCATCGGCGTCCGGGATGCGTTTATCACGGTCTATGACGGCCCGGCAGATGCCGCGCTGACGCGCGCGCCGGCGCTCCCGGCCCCGCTTCCACCGCCGGGAAACACTCCGCCGTCAACCACGGCATCCGGGGGAAACACTCCTGCCAAAGCCCTGCCGCCGCCGGTGCTGGTCATCAAGCCAAAGGGCCAGCCGGCACCACCGCCGGCCGTCGTCAAGCCGCCGCCGGATGCCACTCCGCCGCCGGCCGGCAATCAAAGCACTGACAGAAGACCCGGCGGACAACCCGGCGACGCAGCCGCAGCGCCCGGAGAAACACCCCCTCCACCAGCCGAAGCCCCGGGGCGGCAGTTGCCCCGGCGGGCCGACCGGCTGGTGCTGCTGCTGGAAGGGAGCGCGGCCCCGGTGACGCCCGCCTGGGCGGATTTCCGTCCCGACCCGTCACCCTGGATACGCCTTTCCACGCCCACCCGCGCCGACCTGCACTGCGCCTACTTCATCAGCCCGGAAAAAGGCTGGGTTGGCGGACGGCGTGGCACGCTTCTCCACACCGAAGATGGCGGCCGGCACTGGGTCGAACAGGTCACTGGCACCAAAGCCAACATCACCAGTCTGTTTTTTCTGAATGCCCAGACCGGCTGGGCCGCCGTCGGCGGCACCTATGGTCTTGATCCAGCCGTAGATGGCATTGAACCAACCATCCTGCGCACGGACGATGGCGGGACGCTCTGGCGTCCCATTGCGGAACTCGATGTGCGCAGCCTGTGGTTTGTGAACGAACAGGTTGGGTTTGCCGTCGGCAACTACGGCTCGGTGTTCCGTACCACGGACGGCGGTGCAACGTGGACGGCCTGCGAGGGACTGCGGCGTGCCATCGAGCGGCCCGAAGGTCTCCCCGATGCCGTCCTGACGTTTACGCTCGTGCAGTTTCTCGATGAGCGTCGGGGCTGGGTGGCCGGCAACTTTTTCGGACGCGGCATCACGCGCCCGGCCGGCGTGTTCTGGACGCAGGACGGCGGCGAAACCTGGACGCGCTACCCCATTCCATTTGCCGCCACCAGCGCCGACATCACCTCGATGCGCTTCCTCGATGCCCGGCGCGGCAGTGTCGTCTCGGAACTCTACCGGGGCGACGCCCGCTTCGTCACCCTGCACTTCACCAACGACGGCGGCGCGACGTGGAGCGAACGCCGGATGGCAGTGCCGGGCTTTCATGTGACACACTTTCTGGACGAACGTACGGGCTGGACTATCGGGGCACTGCTTTCCCGTGACAGCTCTTCCCCGCCCTATGAAGTCGGCATCTGGGCGACACGGGATGGCGGCCGCACCTGGCGGGAGGAAAAAACCCTTGCCGGCACGCAGATTTACGGGGCCTTCTTCCTCGATCCGCAAACCGGCTGGGCCGTGGGGCAGGG
- a CDS encoding geranylgeranyl diphosphate reductase has protein sequence MRVIVCGGGPGGSTAAATLARAGVETVLIEKSFSRIKPCGGAIPPVLVRDFDIPEHLIQRRVSSVAVYAPSGRAVTMDIHQGYVGMVCREAFDAFLRQRASQLGALVVEGRVEGVDATERGATVTFTTPQGNRQTLVADAIIGADGANSFVARTFNLHQGGLVAAAIQERFALNTETARRLNERCAIYYDGRYSPDFYGWVFPKADHVAVGTGTAIRSANLKGHLEAFKQHLGISERPTLREGAPIPLRPYDRWVTNRVALVGDAAGLVASSSGEGIFYAMKSGEMAAEAMLECRHDLRSEKLYRAYQKAFLKKYGATFRFLELMQNLYYKNDARREAFVAICRDRGVQDLTFQSYMYKTLVRMPMLDGIRIMSKNFYHLTRALLGLYRPTRLDATPA, from the coding sequence ATGCGGGTGATTGTATGTGGAGGGGGGCCGGGCGGGTCCACAGCGGCGGCCACGTTGGCGCGGGCCGGCGTTGAGACGGTACTCATCGAAAAAAGTTTTTCCCGGATCAAGCCCTGTGGTGGTGCCATTCCACCGGTTCTGGTGCGGGACTTCGACATTCCTGAGCACCTCATCCAGCGGCGGGTCTCCTCCGTGGCGGTTTATGCCCCGTCGGGGCGGGCCGTCACCATGGACATTCACCAGGGTTACGTCGGCATGGTCTGCCGCGAGGCGTTCGATGCGTTTCTGCGCCAGCGGGCAAGCCAACTCGGCGCTCTTGTCGTCGAGGGACGGGTTGAAGGCGTGGATGCCACCGAACGCGGCGCGACCGTCACCTTCACCACGCCCCAGGGAAACCGCCAGACGCTGGTGGCCGATGCCATCATCGGCGCGGACGGGGCCAATTCCTTCGTGGCACGTACCTTCAATCTTCACCAAGGCGGTCTCGTCGCGGCGGCCATCCAGGAGCGGTTTGCCCTCAATACCGAAACAGCGCGCCGCCTCAACGAACGCTGTGCCATTTACTATGACGGCCGCTACTCGCCCGACTTTTACGGCTGGGTCTTTCCCAAAGCCGACCACGTCGCCGTCGGCACCGGCACGGCCATTCGCAGCGCCAATCTCAAGGGACACCTTGAAGCCTTCAAGCAGCACTTGGGCATCAGTGAACGCCCCACGCTGCGCGAAGGCGCGCCCATCCCGCTCCGCCCCTATGACCGCTGGGTGACGAACCGCGTCGCGCTGGTTGGCGACGCCGCCGGACTCGTGGCCTCCAGTTCAGGCGAGGGGATTTTCTACGCCATGAAAAGCGGCGAGATGGCCGCCGAGGCCATGCTGGAATGTCGTCACGATCTGCGCAGCGAAAAACTCTATCGCGCCTACCAGAAGGCTTTTCTGAAGAAGTACGGGGCCACGTTCCGCTTCCTCGAACTGATGCAGAACCTGTACTACAAAAACGACGCCCGGCGGGAAGCATTCGTGGCCATCTGCCGCGACCGTGGCGTGCAGGATTTGACGTTTCAATCCTACATGTACAAAACGCTGGTGCGGATGCCGATGCTCGACGGCATCCGCATCATGAGCAAGAACTTCTATCACCTGACCCGCGCCCTGCTGGGGCTGTACCGCCCTACCCGGCTCGACGCCACTCCCGCCTGA